One Microbacterium esteraromaticum genomic window carries:
- a CDS encoding CGNR zinc finger domain-containing protein: protein MIFTDDTEDTLRSAVWLVNSAEDPDTLTTIADERAFLSLFPYTGRIDRDAAEVAALRELRARLRRMLLAPRDEMVAEVNSALAESTLAPQLRRHDGIDWHLHAVDDEQPFAERILIETAMALIDVIRADEGSRIAVCDDSECQAVALDLSRNRSKRYCSTTCANRNAVAAYRARRAR, encoded by the coding sequence ATGATCTTCACCGATGACACGGAAGACACCCTCCGGTCCGCCGTCTGGCTGGTGAACTCGGCGGAGGATCCGGACACCCTGACGACCATCGCCGACGAGCGGGCGTTCCTCTCGCTGTTCCCCTACACGGGGCGCATCGACCGCGACGCGGCAGAGGTCGCCGCACTGCGCGAGCTGCGAGCGCGGCTGCGCAGGATGCTGCTCGCGCCCCGAGACGAGATGGTCGCCGAGGTCAACTCGGCCCTGGCCGAGAGCACGCTCGCACCGCAGCTGCGCCGGCACGACGGCATCGACTGGCACCTGCACGCGGTCGACGACGAGCAGCCCTTCGCCGAGCGCATCCTGATCGAGACGGCCATGGCCCTCATCGACGTCATCCGCGCAGACGAGGGCAGCCGCATCGCCGTATGCGATGACAGCGAGTGCCAGGCCGTGGCGCTCGACCTGTCGCGCAACCGGTCGAAGCGCTACTGCTCGACCACCTGCGCGAACCGCAACGCGGTCGCCGCGTACCGGGCGCGGCGCGCGCGCTGA
- a CDS encoding ABC transporter permease: MSTHALADTATLTGRSLRHIFRSPDTIITTAVTPIALLLLFTFVFGGALRQSIGDASYIDYLLPGILLIAIASGIAYTAFRLFTDLQGGIFERFHSMPISRSSVLWAHVLTSMVANGVTVAIILGVGFAMGFRTSAGVLEWLAVLGILALFTLALTWLAVIAGLSAKTVDGASAFSYPLIFLPFISSAFVPTETMPGPVRWFAENQPVTSIVNSIQALFAGRPVGSEIWIALAWCVGILVVAYLFAMRAYRRRIA; this comes from the coding sequence ATGAGCACCCACGCATTGGCAGACACCGCCACCCTGACCGGTCGGTCGCTGCGACACATCTTCCGCAGCCCCGACACGATCATCACCACCGCGGTCACCCCGATCGCACTGCTGCTGCTGTTCACGTTCGTGTTCGGCGGCGCGCTGCGCCAGAGCATCGGCGACGCCAGCTACATCGACTATCTGCTCCCCGGCATCCTGCTCATCGCGATCGCGTCGGGAATCGCCTACACGGCCTTCCGGCTGTTCACCGACCTGCAGGGCGGCATCTTCGAGCGATTCCACTCCATGCCGATCTCACGGTCGAGCGTGCTGTGGGCGCACGTGCTCACCTCGATGGTCGCGAACGGCGTCACCGTCGCGATCATCCTCGGCGTCGGGTTCGCGATGGGATTCCGCACCTCCGCCGGCGTGCTCGAGTGGCTCGCGGTGCTGGGCATCCTGGCGCTGTTCACCCTCGCCCTCACCTGGCTCGCGGTGATCGCGGGGCTTTCGGCGAAGACGGTCGACGGAGCGAGCGCGTTCTCGTACCCGCTGATCTTCCTGCCGTTCATCAGCTCGGCGTTCGTTCCGACGGAGACCATGCCGGGACCGGTGCGCTGGTTCGCCGAGAACCAGCCGGTCACCTCGATCGTGAACTCGATCCAGGCGCTGTTCGCCGGGCGACCGGTGGGTTCGGAGATCTGGATCGCGCTGGCCTGGTGCGTCGGGATCCTCGTCGTCGCGTATCTGTTCGCGATGCGCGCGTATCGCCGCCGGATCGCCTGA
- a CDS encoding VOC family protein, whose translation MAHGDITHIDIPVSDMAASTAFYSRLFGWNIAEMPGFEGYPMWQAPNGISGGGLAPRDEGFTQPRSYVEVDSIDETIAAAKDAGATVLMEKQPITDTSAWAVISDLDGNSIGLFEGVVG comes from the coding sequence ATGGCTCACGGAGACATCACCCACATCGACATCCCGGTCAGCGACATGGCTGCCTCGACCGCGTTCTACAGCCGGCTGTTCGGCTGGAACATCGCCGAGATGCCCGGCTTCGAGGGGTATCCGATGTGGCAGGCGCCGAACGGCATCTCGGGCGGAGGGCTCGCTCCGCGCGACGAGGGTTTCACCCAGCCGCGGTCGTACGTCGAGGTGGACTCGATCGATGAGACGATCGCGGCCGCGAAGGATGCCGGTGCGACCGTGCTGATGGAGAAGCAGCCCATCACCGACACGAGCGCGTGGGCGGTGATCTCCGACCTCGACGGCAACAGCATCGGCCTCTTCGAGGGGGTCGTCGGCTGA
- a CDS encoding DUF1048 domain-containing protein, with product MALKWIEALTGPLEQKKQYRQDKARLEGLPEPYASAAKAMHRYLLNTSGIVDGDIIIRMLTDLTDLWETAAVDSTPVRSIVGDDPADFADTFAKAYAAKEWQDKERARFTKAIDEAAEKEES from the coding sequence ATGGCATTGAAGTGGATCGAAGCGCTCACCGGGCCGCTCGAGCAGAAGAAGCAGTACCGACAGGACAAGGCACGCCTCGAGGGGCTTCCCGAGCCGTACGCGAGCGCGGCCAAGGCGATGCACCGCTACCTGCTGAACACCAGCGGCATCGTCGACGGGGACATCATCATCCGAATGCTCACCGATCTGACCGACCTGTGGGAGACCGCGGCCGTCGACAGCACCCCGGTGCGGAGCATCGTCGGAGACGATCCGGCCGACTTCGCCGACACATTCGCGAAGGCGTATGCGGCCAAGGAGTGGCAGGACAAGGAGCGTGCACGCTTCACGAAGGCGATCGACGAAGCGGCCGAGAAGGAGGAGTCGTGA
- a CDS encoding MmgE/PrpD family protein, with product MTVNHHVRVYRSEEELPREEQLAWKIAQVAVDPVEVEPEVVDMIINRIIDNASVAAASLTRAPINAARAQAFSHPVSTGGRGATVFGCALDERTSPEWAAWANGVAVRELDYHDTFLAAEYSHPGDNIPPIVAVAQHVGSDGSALVRALATGYEIQVDLVKAISLHKHKIDHVAHLGPSAAAGIGTLLGLDAETIYQAIGQALHTTTATRQSRKGEISTWKAHAPAFAGKMAVEAVDRAMRGQTSPSPIYEGEDGVIAWMLDGKDASYEVPLPAAGEPKRAILDTYTKEHSAEYQAQAIIDLARRLGTERPELRDPANIESIVLHTSHHTHNVIGSGANDPQKYDPTASRETLDHSIPYILAVALQDGTWHHVDSYTPERAGRADTVELWNKITTAEDAEWTRRYHSVDPAEKAFGGRVEITLSDGTTVVDEIAVADAHPLGARPFARENYIRKFRILAEPVLDAAEIDRFLDLVQRLPELTADEVQQLSIVAKSGILASADAPKGLF from the coding sequence ATGACCGTCAACCACCACGTCCGCGTCTACCGCTCGGAAGAGGAGCTGCCCCGCGAGGAGCAGCTGGCCTGGAAGATCGCGCAGGTCGCCGTGGACCCCGTCGAGGTCGAGCCCGAGGTCGTCGACATGATCATCAACCGCATCATCGACAACGCGTCGGTCGCTGCGGCATCCCTCACCCGAGCCCCCATCAACGCAGCCAGGGCGCAGGCGTTCAGCCACCCCGTCTCGACAGGGGGCAGGGGCGCCACGGTGTTCGGCTGCGCGCTCGACGAGCGCACGAGCCCCGAATGGGCCGCGTGGGCGAACGGCGTCGCCGTGCGCGAGCTCGACTACCACGACACGTTCCTCGCCGCCGAGTACTCGCACCCCGGCGACAACATCCCCCCGATCGTCGCCGTCGCCCAGCATGTCGGATCCGACGGCAGTGCCCTGGTGCGCGCCCTCGCCACCGGCTACGAGATCCAGGTCGACCTGGTCAAGGCCATCTCGCTGCACAAGCACAAGATCGACCACGTCGCCCACCTCGGCCCGTCGGCGGCGGCAGGCATCGGCACCCTGCTCGGCCTCGACGCCGAGACCATCTACCAGGCCATCGGCCAGGCGCTGCACACCACCACCGCCACCCGCCAGAGCCGCAAGGGCGAGATCTCGACGTGGAAGGCGCACGCCCCCGCCTTCGCAGGCAAGATGGCCGTCGAGGCCGTCGACCGCGCCATGCGCGGACAGACCTCGCCGTCGCCGATCTACGAGGGCGAAGACGGCGTGATCGCCTGGATGCTCGACGGGAAGGACGCCTCGTACGAGGTGCCGCTGCCCGCCGCAGGCGAGCCCAAGCGCGCGATCCTCGACACCTACACCAAGGAGCACTCGGCCGAGTACCAGGCGCAGGCGATCATCGATCTCGCCCGTCGCCTGGGCACCGAGCGTCCCGAGCTTCGCGATCCGGCCAACATCGAGTCGATCGTGCTGCACACCAGCCATCACACCCACAACGTGATCGGCTCGGGTGCGAACGATCCGCAGAAGTACGACCCCACGGCCTCTCGCGAGACGCTCGACCACTCGATCCCGTACATCCTGGCGGTGGCGCTGCAGGACGGCACCTGGCACCACGTCGACTCGTACACGCCCGAGCGTGCCGGCCGTGCCGACACCGTCGAACTGTGGAACAAGATCACCACCGCGGAAGACGCCGAGTGGACGCGCCGCTACCACTCCGTCGACCCCGCGGAGAAGGCGTTCGGCGGCCGGGTGGAGATCACCCTGAGCGACGGCACCACCGTGGTGGACGAGATCGCCGTCGCCGACGCGCACCCGCTGGGCGCGCGTCCCTTCGCGCGCGAGAACTACATCCGCAAGTTCCGCATCCTCGCAGAGCCCGTGCTCGACGCCGCCGAGATCGACCGCTTCCTCGACCTGGTCCAGCGGCTTCCCGAGCTCACGGCCGACGAGGTGCAGCAGCTCTCGATCGTCGCGAAGTCCGGCATCCTGGCATCCGCCGACGCCCCGAAGGGCCTCTTCTGA
- a CDS encoding LacI family DNA-binding transcriptional regulator yields the protein MAATLHDVAKVAGVSIKTVSNVINDYPHIRPTTRAKVEAAIAQLGYTPNLTARNLRSGRTGAIALAVPDLGLAYFGELAAQLIHEAEAAGVVVLVEQTGGDRGRELELLRSPRLKLTDGLIFSPLGMGQEDVAALDVPYPMVLLGERIFDGPTDHVTMRNVEAARAATEYLIASGRRRIAVVGAHEGEVIGSAGLRLRGYREALEAAGIPFDESIVGYTTLWHRANGARSMHELLERGGPFDAVFGLNDTLALGAMRVLQEAGRHVPDDVAVVGFDGLDEAAYSIPSLTTVDPGRSWIASTAVTALCDRIAQGGGLDGPRTLLADFSIIERESAPR from the coding sequence GTGGCGGCGACTCTGCATGACGTGGCGAAGGTGGCCGGCGTGTCGATCAAGACGGTCTCGAACGTCATCAACGACTACCCGCACATCCGCCCCACGACGAGGGCGAAAGTCGAAGCGGCCATCGCCCAGCTCGGGTACACGCCCAATCTGACCGCGCGCAACCTTCGGTCGGGTCGAACGGGTGCGATCGCGCTCGCCGTGCCCGATCTCGGGCTGGCGTACTTCGGCGAGCTCGCCGCCCAGCTCATCCACGAGGCCGAGGCGGCCGGAGTCGTGGTGCTCGTCGAGCAGACGGGAGGCGACCGCGGGCGCGAGCTCGAGCTTCTGCGCAGCCCGAGGCTCAAGCTCACCGACGGGCTGATCTTCAGCCCCTTGGGCATGGGGCAGGAGGACGTCGCGGCTCTCGATGTGCCGTATCCGATGGTCCTGCTCGGCGAGCGCATCTTCGACGGCCCCACCGATCACGTCACCATGCGCAACGTGGAGGCCGCACGGGCTGCGACGGAGTACCTGATCGCATCGGGGCGCCGGAGGATCGCGGTCGTCGGCGCCCATGAGGGCGAGGTGATCGGCTCGGCGGGATTGCGGCTGAGAGGGTATCGGGAAGCGCTCGAGGCGGCAGGCATCCCCTTCGACGAGAGCATCGTCGGCTATACGACGCTCTGGCACCGTGCGAACGGCGCGCGTTCGATGCATGAACTGCTCGAGCGCGGAGGCCCGTTCGACGCGGTGTTCGGGTTGAACGACACTCTCGCCCTGGGTGCGATGCGCGTGCTGCAGGAGGCCGGGCGGCATGTGCCCGACGACGTCGCCGTCGTCGGCTTCGACGGGCTGGACGAGGCCGCGTACTCGATCCCATCGCTGACCACGGTCGACCCCGGTCGCTCCTGGATCGCGAGCACAGCGGTGACCGCGCTGTGCGATCGCATCGCGCAGGGCGGCGGGCTCGACGGGCCGCGCACCCTGCTCGCGGACTTCAGCATCATCGAACGCGAGTCCGCTCCGCGCTGA
- the prpB gene encoding methylisocitrate lyase, producing MLYSTTPAHEKRRAFRERLATGELLRFPGAFNPLSARLIEQKGFEGVYISGAVLSADLGLPDIGLTTLTEVAGRGQQIARMTDLPAIIDADTGFGEPMNVARTIQTLEDAGLAGAHIEDQINPKRCGHLDGKSVVDSDTAVKRIRAAVDARRDGNFLIMARTDIAAVDGLEAAKDRAKALVDAGADAIFPEAMRSLEEFAAIRDAVDVPILANMTEFGKSDLFSVDQLRAVGVNIVIWPVSLLRIAMGAAGRALDTLSDEGHLTSKLGEMQHRADLYDLIDYESYNHFDSGIFTFTVDRSGR from the coding sequence ATGCTGTACTCCACCACACCCGCACATGAGAAGCGCCGCGCGTTCCGCGAACGTCTCGCCACAGGGGAGCTGCTGCGCTTCCCCGGTGCATTCAACCCGCTGAGCGCGCGGCTCATCGAGCAGAAGGGCTTCGAGGGGGTCTACATCTCGGGCGCCGTGCTGTCGGCCGACCTCGGCCTGCCCGACATCGGGCTGACCACGCTCACCGAGGTCGCCGGACGCGGGCAGCAGATCGCCCGGATGACCGACCTGCCCGCGATCATCGACGCCGACACCGGATTCGGCGAGCCGATGAACGTCGCCCGCACCATCCAGACCCTCGAGGACGCCGGGCTCGCCGGTGCGCACATCGAGGACCAGATCAACCCGAAGCGCTGCGGCCATCTCGACGGCAAGTCGGTCGTCGACTCCGATACGGCGGTCAAGCGCATCCGGGCCGCGGTCGACGCGCGTCGCGACGGGAACTTCCTCATCATGGCTCGCACCGACATCGCCGCCGTCGACGGTCTCGAGGCGGCGAAGGACCGCGCGAAGGCGCTGGTGGATGCCGGTGCAGACGCGATCTTCCCTGAGGCGATGCGGTCGCTCGAGGAGTTCGCCGCGATCCGGGATGCCGTTGACGTGCCGATCCTCGCGAACATGACCGAGTTCGGGAAGTCGGACCTGTTCTCGGTCGACCAGCTGCGCGCTGTCGGCGTGAACATCGTGATCTGGCCGGTGTCGCTGCTGCGCATCGCGATGGGGGCGGCGGGACGCGCACTCGATACGCTGAGCGACGAGGGGCACCTGACCTCGAAGCTCGGCGAGATGCAGCATCGCGCCGATCTCTATGATCTGATCGACTACGAGTCGTACAACCACTTCGATTCCGGAATCTTCACCTTCACCGTCGACCGATCCGGTCGTTGA
- a CDS encoding aldo/keto reductase yields the protein MPATLDLNDGTRLPSVGLGLYKVPIAQTSEVTLAGIEAGYRLIDGASFYGNERELGEAIRSSGRRDDLLVASKFWGDPVQSRAQALEDFAETERELGIGPLDLYLIHWPRSSRGAFVDVWRGFIELQQQGRVRTIGVANFEADDLRRLIDETGVVPALNQVESHPWLPQHALRSFHDEHGIVTQAWSPLGRGRLLDDPTLVRIAAKHAVSVAQIVLRWHLQLGGAAVVKSVHPERLRQNLDLDGFELDDDDLATIAALESGQRTGTHPRDRQ from the coding sequence ATGCCCGCAACCCTCGACCTGAACGACGGCACCCGCCTGCCCTCCGTGGGCCTCGGCCTCTACAAGGTGCCGATCGCGCAGACGTCCGAGGTGACCCTCGCGGGCATCGAAGCCGGCTACCGGCTGATCGACGGCGCCAGCTTCTACGGCAACGAGCGCGAGCTGGGCGAGGCGATCCGATCATCAGGGCGCCGTGACGATCTGCTCGTGGCCTCGAAGTTCTGGGGCGATCCCGTGCAGAGCCGCGCGCAGGCGCTCGAGGACTTCGCCGAGACCGAGCGCGAGCTGGGCATCGGCCCGCTCGATCTGTACCTGATCCACTGGCCGCGCTCCTCGCGCGGCGCATTCGTCGACGTCTGGCGCGGGTTCATCGAGCTGCAGCAGCAGGGACGCGTGCGCACGATCGGCGTCGCCAACTTCGAGGCGGACGATCTGCGTCGCCTGATCGACGAGACAGGTGTCGTGCCCGCACTCAACCAGGTGGAGTCGCATCCGTGGCTGCCGCAGCACGCCCTGCGTTCCTTCCACGACGAGCATGGCATCGTCACGCAGGCGTGGAGCCCCCTCGGCCGAGGCCGGCTGCTCGACGACCCGACCCTCGTGCGCATCGCAGCGAAGCACGCCGTCTCGGTGGCCCAGATCGTGCTTCGGTGGCACCTGCAGCTGGGCGGAGCCGCGGTCGTCAAGTCGGTGCATCCCGAGCGGCTGCGTCAGAATCTCGACCTCGACGGCTTCGAGCTCGACGACGATGATCTCGCCACGATCGCCGCGCTCGAATCCGGCCAGCGCACCGGCACCCACCCCCGCGATCGCCAGTAG
- a CDS encoding PadR family transcriptional regulator, with amino-acid sequence MGKQMTEMLKGTLEGIVLALLAGAPAYGYEITTQLRERGFVEIAEGTVYALLVRIEQKGLVDVEKVPSEKGPPRKVFTLNANGAVELDEFWSTWSFLAERIDQLRSPQIDRTDSEGDN; translated from the coding sequence ATGGGCAAGCAGATGACCGAGATGCTCAAGGGCACGCTCGAGGGCATCGTCCTCGCTCTGCTCGCGGGGGCTCCCGCGTACGGATACGAGATCACCACGCAGCTTCGCGAGCGGGGCTTCGTCGAGATCGCCGAGGGCACGGTGTATGCGCTTCTCGTGCGCATCGAGCAGAAGGGCCTCGTCGACGTCGAGAAGGTGCCAAGCGAGAAGGGACCGCCGCGCAAGGTGTTCACGCTGAACGCCAATGGCGCGGTGGAGCTCGACGAGTTCTGGAGCACCTGGTCCTTCCTCGCCGAGCGGATCGACCAGCTCCGCTCCCCCCAGATCGACCGAACCGACTCCGAAGGAGACAACTGA
- a CDS encoding ABC transporter ATP-binding protein, protein MSENAIRVRGIRKSYGDLPVLRGVDLDVERGSIFALLGSNGAGKTTLVRILSTLLPADGGSASVGGFDVKSEPLRVREAISLTGQFAAVDEILTGRENLALVAKLRHLPDPGAVADALLARFRLTDAGGRRAGTYSGGMRRRLDIAMSLVGDPEVIFLDEPTTGLDPEARIEVWNVVKELAGSGRTVLLTTQYLDEAEQLADRIAILHEGGIIADGTLADLKGLLPAAKVEYIEKQPTLEEIFLAVTRRDAA, encoded by the coding sequence GTGAGCGAGAACGCGATCCGCGTCCGCGGCATCCGCAAGTCGTACGGCGATCTGCCCGTGTTGCGCGGGGTCGACCTCGACGTCGAACGGGGCAGCATCTTCGCCCTGCTCGGCTCGAACGGCGCAGGCAAGACGACGCTGGTCCGCATCCTCTCGACCCTGCTGCCCGCCGACGGCGGCTCGGCGTCCGTCGGCGGGTTCGACGTGAAATCCGAACCGCTCAGGGTGCGCGAGGCGATCAGCCTGACCGGGCAGTTCGCCGCGGTCGACGAGATCCTCACGGGGCGCGAGAACCTCGCGCTCGTGGCGAAGCTGCGCCACCTGCCCGATCCGGGTGCGGTGGCGGATGCCCTGCTCGCCCGGTTCCGGCTGACGGATGCCGGCGGTCGCCGGGCGGGGACGTACTCCGGCGGCATGCGCCGGCGCCTCGACATCGCGATGAGCCTGGTGGGCGACCCCGAGGTGATCTTCCTCGACGAGCCGACCACCGGTCTCGATCCCGAGGCGCGCATCGAGGTGTGGAACGTGGTGAAGGAGCTGGCAGGGTCGGGCCGCACCGTGCTGCTGACCACGCAGTACCTCGACGAGGCCGAGCAGCTCGCCGACCGCATCGCGATCCTGCACGAGGGCGGCATCATCGCCGACGGAACCCTCGCCGACCTGAAGGGCCTGCTGCCGGCGGCGAAGGTCGAGTACATCGAGAAGCAGCCCACTCTCGAGGAGATCTTCCTCGCAGTCACCAGGAGGGACGCAGCATGA
- a CDS encoding bifunctional 2-methylcitrate synthase/citrate synthase: MTDSEIRKGLAGVVADVTAISKVNPETNSLLYRGYPVQELAATQSFEAVAYLLWHGELPSASQLAEFRATERAHRALTPEVKAAIDALPLDSHPMDEVRTAVSVIGAFETAGTGNVLDAVGTPEQNLQRSLQLFAVLPAIVSYGQRRRRGQEIVESRDDLDYAANFLWLTFGEEPHEAVVDAFNRSMILYAEHSFNASTFTARVITSTLSDLYSAVVGAIGALKGPLHGGANEAVMHIFDEIGSADRVEEWLDAALAEKRKIMGFGHRVYKRGDSRVPTMKAALDTLVEHYDRPDVAELYEKLESEFVERKGIYPNLDYPSGPAYNLIGYDTLTFTPLFIAARIVGWTAHIREQQASNALIRPLSAYNGVDERHIEAYQPDTAAIEVQERPEEAAG, from the coding sequence ATGACTGACTCAGAGATCAGGAAGGGCCTCGCGGGTGTCGTCGCCGATGTGACGGCGATCAGCAAGGTGAACCCCGAGACCAACAGCCTGCTGTACCGCGGGTACCCCGTGCAGGAGCTGGCGGCGACGCAGTCGTTCGAGGCGGTCGCCTACCTGCTCTGGCACGGTGAGCTGCCCTCGGCGTCGCAGCTGGCGGAGTTCCGCGCGACCGAGCGCGCGCACCGCGCGCTGACCCCTGAGGTCAAAGCAGCGATCGACGCCCTGCCGCTCGACTCGCACCCCATGGACGAGGTGCGCACGGCGGTCAGCGTGATCGGCGCATTCGAGACCGCGGGTACAGGCAATGTGCTCGACGCCGTCGGCACTCCCGAGCAGAACCTGCAGCGCAGCCTGCAGCTGTTCGCCGTGCTGCCGGCCATCGTCTCCTACGGGCAGCGCCGCCGCCGCGGACAGGAGATCGTCGAGTCGCGCGACGACCTCGACTACGCCGCGAACTTCCTCTGGCTCACGTTCGGCGAGGAGCCGCACGAGGCCGTGGTCGACGCGTTCAACCGATCGATGATCCTGTACGCAGAGCACTCGTTCAACGCCTCGACCTTCACCGCCCGCGTGATCACGTCGACCCTGAGCGACCTGTACTCGGCGGTCGTCGGCGCGATCGGCGCCCTCAAGGGCCCGCTGCACGGCGGCGCCAACGAGGCCGTCATGCACATCTTCGACGAGATCGGCTCGGCCGACCGCGTCGAGGAGTGGCTCGACGCCGCACTCGCCGAGAAGCGCAAGATCATGGGCTTCGGTCACCGGGTGTACAAGCGCGGCGACTCGCGCGTGCCGACGATGAAGGCGGCCCTCGACACGCTGGTCGAGCACTACGACCGGCCCGACGTCGCCGAGCTGTACGAGAAGCTCGAGAGCGAGTTCGTCGAGCGCAAGGGCATCTACCCGAATCTCGACTATCCATCGGGGCCGGCCTACAACCTGATCGGCTACGACACCCTCACGTTCACGCCGCTGTTCATCGCCGCGCGCATCGTCGGCTGGACGGCGCACATCCGCGAGCAGCAGGCCTCGAACGCGCTGATCCGCCCATTGTCGGCGTACAACGGCGTCGACGAGCGGCACATCGAGGCATACCAGCCCGACACCGCCGCGATCGAGGTGCAGGAGCGCCCCGAGGAGGCCGCCGGCTGA
- a CDS encoding EamA family transporter has translation MSTVVDDIRLPAPRRGVNVGLLFALAAALSFGTSGVFARGLIDAGWTPGAAVTVRMWVAALVLLVPTLIALRGRWSMVRKNAGMIVMYGLLAVTTAQLCYFQAVAVMDVGIALLIEYTAPIAVILWLWVRRGETPSRRSIIGAAIAFVGLVLMLDVLTGGEVNIGGILFALGAMVGAATYFVLSGRGDTGLPPIALAGLGLLIGSAGLTIAAVVGVLPFEWTTADVEFRLITVPWFVPVIAVGVIATALAYGLGIASTRILGSRLASFVALSEVVAAMVFGWLMLGQVPGPVQAIGGMLVLAGVIIVKLGEAEVTAPQHPAQPEADRPEADRLPAAV, from the coding sequence ATGAGCACAGTCGTCGATGACATCCGCCTGCCGGCCCCGCGCCGCGGAGTGAACGTCGGGCTGCTCTTCGCGCTCGCCGCCGCTCTGTCCTTCGGCACCTCGGGCGTCTTCGCCCGCGGCCTGATCGACGCCGGCTGGACACCCGGCGCGGCGGTCACCGTGCGCATGTGGGTCGCCGCGCTGGTGCTTCTCGTGCCCACCCTGATCGCGTTGCGCGGTCGGTGGTCCATGGTGCGCAAGAACGCGGGGATGATCGTTATGTACGGACTGCTGGCGGTCACCACCGCACAGCTCTGCTACTTTCAGGCGGTCGCCGTGATGGATGTCGGCATCGCCCTGCTCATCGAGTACACCGCCCCCATCGCCGTCATCCTCTGGCTGTGGGTTCGTCGTGGCGAGACGCCGAGCCGGCGCAGCATCATCGGCGCCGCGATCGCGTTCGTCGGGCTCGTGCTCATGCTCGACGTGCTCACCGGCGGCGAGGTGAACATCGGCGGGATCCTCTTCGCGCTCGGCGCGATGGTCGGCGCCGCGACCTACTTCGTGCTCTCCGGCCGCGGCGACACCGGCCTGCCGCCCATCGCGCTCGCAGGCCTCGGCCTGCTGATCGGCTCGGCCGGCCTCACCATCGCCGCCGTCGTCGGCGTGCTGCCCTTCGAATGGACCACCGCCGACGTCGAGTTCCGGCTGATCACCGTGCCCTGGTTCGTGCCCGTGATCGCGGTGGGCGTCATCGCGACCGCGCTCGCCTACGGCCTCGGCATCGCCTCGACCCGCATCCTCGGCTCGCGGCTGGCGTCGTTCGTCGCCCTGTCCGAGGTGGTCGCGGCGATGGTGTTCGGCTGGCTGATGCTCGGGCAGGTGCCTGGGCCGGTGCAGGCGATCGGCGGGATGCTGGTGCTCGCCGGCGTCATCATCGTGAAGCTCGGCGAGGCCGAGGTGACGGCGCCGCAGCATCCGGCGCAGCCTGAAGCCGACCGGCCCGAGGCCGATCGGCTCCCGGCCGCCGTCTGA